A segment of the Nitrospina gracilis 3/211 genome:
CAGTCTCGCCACCGTGCCGTCGGCCAGCAGTTTGTTGAGCGCTTCATTGACTCTCTGCAACAACTCCGCCTCGTCTTTTCGTGCGACGATGCCGTAATGCTCCTCCGTTAAGATGTCGCCCACCATCTTGATCTCGCGGAACACAGCGGCGTCGTTGTTTTTGTAATACAGCGTGCCCGTGCTCTCACCCAAAACGGCGGCGATCTCGCCCTTGATCAAATCCTGAATAGCGTGACCGTACAACTCATACGCCTGTTTGTTGAGTTCGGAGTAATCCTCGAGATAAAAGAACGCCGTGGTGGCGCGTTGCGCCCCGACGATACCGTCCTGCGCCTGCACATCCTCCAGAGAAGTCACGCCTTGGGTGCCACGCTGCACCACCAGCGACAACCCGCTTTGCAGGTACGGCACGCTGAACGCCATGCGTTCCCTGCGTTCTTCCAGGATGGTGACCGAACTGATGACGAGATCGTATTTCTTCGTGATGAGCCCGCCGAACAGTCCGTTCCACTCTACGTTGATGAGGTCGTACTCGAATCCCGCCTGCTTCGCCACCGCGTCGATGAGATCGATTTCGAATCCAGCAAGTTGATTCTGGTCATTCAAAAACGACATCGGCGGCAGGGTGGCGTCAGTCGCCACGATCAGTGTGCGTTTCGCTGTTTGTGGCTCCTCTCCCCCGCACGCGGAAAGCCACACCATCGCCGTGCAAAAAAGAAGAATCCATTTTCGCCGCATTTCACGCATTCGCCGCCTCGTGTGGATCGCGTTCATAAATCAAAGTGTCCTCCGCAGCCACCTGCACCCAGACCGCCGTCCCGGAAAAAAGCGCCGGATCATTCCCGTGCCGCACCTGCACCGTCACCGCCTCTCCACTTTTCAACATCACCCGGTAGCGCGTGTGACTGCCGAAAAAAGATTTCCTCTCCAGCAATCCTTCCAGCAGGTTCATGCCGTTTTTGTAATCCGGTGAGATCCGCAACACCGCCTTTTCCGGCCGAAAAAACACATCGACAGGCGTGCCCGGTTTGAGCTTCCCGACATCCGCTACCGTCATGACTCCACCGCCATCGAGCCGCACCGCGCAACCGCCTTCCGTAACGCTTTCCACCACGCCGGGCAGACGGTTGACGCCTCCCAGGAACTCGGCAACGAAACGGTCCGTCGGACGATCGTACAACTCTTCCGGCACCCCCACCTGCAACAGCCGCCCTCCTTCCAGCACGCCCATGCGGTCGGCGAGGCTCATGGCCTCTTCCTGGTCGTGCGTAACGAACAGGAAAGTGATGCCGAACGCCTTCTGCATCTCCACCAGTTCGTCGCGCAAATTCTGCCGCAGGCTGGCGTCGAGCGCCGACAGCGGTTCGTCGAGCAGCAATACCTGCGGCCGGTTGATGACGGCGCGCGCCACGGCGACGCGTTGTGACTCGCCGCCGCTCAACTGCCCCGGCCACGCGTGGCGCAGGTCCGTCAGGCGGGTGATGGCCAACAGCGCGTCGATCTTGTCCCGGATGTCCGTCTCGGTTTCGCCGCGGATGCGCGGGCCGACGGCGATGTTGTCGTACACGGTTTTGTGAGGGAACAGGGCGTGACGCTGGAAAATGAATCCGACCGGCCGCCGCTCGACAGGAAGGGCATTGACAGCTTGGTCATCAATATAGATGGTCCCGGCATCCGGTTGCTCGAATCCGGCAATGCACCGGAGCAGCGTGGTCTTGCCGCATCCACTGCGGCCCAGAAGAACGAACCGTTCTCCTTCTTCTATTTCCAGCGACAAATTCTGGAGTACGGGTTTGCCGCCGAACGATTTGGAAAGTCCTTCAATGCGGATCATGCACACCTTCACGGATTGCGGCCACGGTGCCCGTTTTTTCCGGGGCTTGTATAAAAATAGCATGGATTGCCGATAGCGTGGCTTCGGACAATTAAAATTGTGCGGGGTGCCGTTTTTCTATAAAATTCAGGCCAGTCACGAAACAAAACAAAATCCATAAAAGGAAAGAAGGGGCATGAAAATACTTGTCATCGGCGGCGGTGGCCGCGAGCATGCGCTGGTTTGGAAAATCAAGCAAAGCTCGCTGGTAAAGGAAGTGTTCTGCGCTCCGGGCAACGCCGGCACGGAATCGATTGCCCGCAACATCGCCGTCTCCGCCACCGACCTCGACTCACTGCTCGCCATCGCGCTGGAGAACCGGGTCGACCTCACCGTCGTCGGTCCGGAGCAACCGCTCGCCATGGGCATCGTCGACCTGTTCCAGAGCCAGGGATTGAAGATCGTCGGCCCCACCGCCAAAGCGGCGCTCATCGAAGGCAGTAAGGCGTTCGCCAAGGACTTGATGAAAGCCCACAACGTGCCCACCGCTGATTTCGAAGTATTCGAGGACAAGGAAGCGGCCAAGGCGTACTGCAAGGGACGCGGTCCGGTAGTGGTGAAAGCCGACGGCCTCGCCGCGGGCAAGGGCGTGTTCGTCTGCAGCAACGAGGCGGAAGCCATCGATGCCGTCGAGCAGATCATGGGCGCAAAAACGTTCGGCGATTCGGGCAAGCAGGTGGTCATCGAAGAACGGCTGGAAGGACAGGAGGTGTCCCTCCTCGCTTTCACCGACGGACACATGATACTGCCCCTGGAAGCGGCGCAGGACCACAAAGCCGCGTTCGACGGCGACACCGGACCCAACACCGGCGGCATGGGCGCGTACTCACCCACGCCCATCTTCACACCCGAGCTCAAGGATGAGGTGGTCGAACGCATCATGCTTCCCGTGCTTCGCGGCATGCAGAAAGAAGGCGTTCTTTATAAAGGCATCCTCTACGCGGGGCTCATGCTCACCGCCGACGGACCCAAGGTGCTGGAATTCAACTGCCGGATGGGCGACCCGGAAACGCAACCGCTGATGATGCGCATGAAGTCGGACATCGTGCCGCCGCTCAAGGCCTGCGCCGAAGGCACACTGGAAAAACTGACGCTGGAATGGAAACCGGAGGCGGCGGTGTGCGTGGTGATGGCGGCGGGCGGCTACCCCGGCTCGTACGAAAAAGGCCATGCCATCACCGGCATCGAACAGGTGGCGTCGATTCCCGAAGCGCAGGTGTTCCACGCCGGAACGAAGGTCGACGGCGGCCACATCGTCACCAACGGCGGCCGCGTGCTGGGCGTCACCGCCCTGGGTGCGGACATCGAGCAGGCCATCAACAACGCCTACCGGGCGGCCGACAAGATCCGCTGGGAAAGCGCGCACTTCCGCCGCGACATCGGCAAAAAAGCGGTAAAGAAGTAACGGAAAAGGCGGTCCCCGCAGTGGCGGGTCCGGGCGGGATCAGTCCAGCTGCGGTTCTTTGAGGGTGTGGACGTCTTTCATTTTACGGCTGAAGACCTTCGCCGAACCCCACCAGGTGAGCCAGGCGACTCCCAGCACCAGGCTGATGCCAAGGGTGGCCCACAAGGCCACGTTGCCGGAGGCGGAAGCGCCGCGTAGAAACACGAACATGCCGAGCGGCAGGGCCATGACGAAACCGAAGCAGGTCAGCAGCATGGAGCTGCGGGCAAAGTATTTCGGACGCACGTCGATGTTGAGTTCGCCCAGGTATTTCTGGTTTTCCGGCACGGCGGCGTCGAGCAGCTCGATGTCGCCCTCGCAGTTCGGGCAGAACTTGCCGCCCCAGAAAGCGTCCTTGCATTGCAGACAGAATTTGACCACGCGTCGGTCTCCGGCGAAAATGGTACCTTATATAATGATGCCTTATCATAAACCATCCCGGCACCCGGGACCAAGCGGAAAGCGGCCATTATCATGACAGGCTACCAGTTCGCCCTGCTCGCCCACGGCGGCGCGGGTTCCGACAACGCAAATTCCGACGGCACCGACCGCGCCTGCGAGCGCGGCCTGGAGCTGATGCAGGGCGGGTTCACCGCGGTGGACGCCGCCTGCGCGGCGGTGGAGGTGCTGGAAAACGACGGCCGCTTCAACGCCGGGGTGGGATCGCGCAGGCGCGCCGACGGATCGATCCAGATGGACGCGGCGTGCATGGACGGCGGCCGGCACACCTTCGGTGCCGTGGCGGTGGTCGAGGGATTCCAGAATCCGGTGCACATCGCCCAGGCCCTGCTCGACGAACCGTATCACCTGCTGGCCGGGGACGGCGCGGCGCGGTACGCGACGGAACGCGGTTTCACCCCGCTGGACGAGAGCCGCGTGCGCAGCGACGGCGCGAAAAGTTCGGACACCGTCGGCGCGGTGGCCTGGGACGGCAAACAGTTCGCCGCAGCGCTCAGCACCGGCGGCACCGGGAAAAGCTGGCGCGGACGCGTCGGCGACGTCCCTTTGATCGGGTGCGGCCTTTACGCCGGGCCGAGCGGGGCGGTCGCCGCCACGGGCCATGGCGAATCGATCGCCCTCAACATGACCGCCTACCGCGCGTACCAGTTGCTGGAAACGGGCGCGTCCTCCGACACGGTTTTGCAAGAGGTGCTCGGCTGGTTCGAGGCGGCGCAGGACATCGGCCTTCTGGTGGTGGGGGCGAAAGACTGGGCGGGCGGCTCCAACCGCAGCATGGCCTGGTCCGGACTGACCGGGAACCCGTGAAGAGGCTCGTTCGCCCGACCCAAGTCTTAACCGGCGGCACCGCGATTTCGGCATTGATTTTCGAGGCCAAAACCGTTTAAATAATCACCTCCAACCCAAGCAAGCCGACGTAGCTCAGCTGGTAGAGCAACTGATTCGTAATCAGTAGGTCAGCGGTTCAAATCCGCTCGTCGGCTCCATTTTTTCCCTCTCCCCTTCCCCGCACAATTTTCGCCAAAGCGGGCCAATTTCCTGAAACCGTTCACTATACTATCGCTCCCCCTTTAAACGCGTTCTTCATCTCCCTTTAAAAAGAGTGGCGTCGAACCGGCCCGGGTTCCTACCTTTATATATAGAAGGAACCTTTTCTCACTAGGAGAACATCATGGCCGACACCACGCACACCACCCCGCAAACAGGAACCCCGCGCCCGCCGCAAAAGAAGAAATTCTTCCGCTACCTCACGTACAAGGAACCGCGCTGGTTCCACATCTTCATTCACACGGGATTCCTCTTCGCCATCGCCATCGCGCTCATCCTCATCGGCGTCGCGCTGTGGATGAACCCCGAACTGGCGCACTGATCCCGGAGCGCCTCTTCTCATGAGCCGCCGCGTCTCGCGTCACTCGAAAATCGTGAAGGCGTACTGCAACTGCACGCGGTGATCGGCGAAGCGTTCGTCGGCGCGGTCGGCGGTGATGACGCCGAAGCGGTAGCGGACGGAAAACCCTTTCAGCATTTCCTGGAAACGGTAGCGGATGTCGAAGTTCGTCTCGGCGGAGTCCGCGCCGCCCACTTCTTCCGGCAGGTCGTAATGCGCGTGGCTGAGCTTCACCATCCACTGCTCGCCGTAACGGTAGAGGGCGGTCGCCTTCACCGCCCATCCCGCCTGCACGGTGGGTTTCACGGTGAGGCCCTGCATCATGCTGTTGGTGAACAACGCATCAGTCGAAAAGTTGTACGGCGATAAAAAACTGCCGCTGCGGAACGTGCCGGGCTCGGTGGGGATGTAGTTCCACCCGACGCGGAACAGCGCGCCGTAGCCCTCCACCCCCGCCTGTGCGCCGTAGAGCGTGGACCGCACGGTGCCGAGAAACGCCGCCTGCACGTCGTCCTCGCGGCCGAACTGGAATTTCAGGAACGGCCGCACGTCGGCATCGGGGAGCAGGGTCACCTCGCCCTGCACGAAGAACAGGTGGAACAGATCCCAGAACCAGTACTCCCACACCTGCAAGCGCATGTGTTTGCGCCGCCAGTCCGCGCCGAGCACGCTGACGCCATCGGTCTGCGCCGGCGTGCCGGTGAGGCGGCCGGTGACGAATGCGCCCGCGTCGTCGAACTGGTCCTCCTGCCGGTTCTTCACCTTGTCCAGGTGGATGGCGTGCAGGGTGACGTCCATCGGCAACGTGTGCCGGAACGCGAGGCCCTCGACGTGAAACGGAATCATGAACGCGTCGGCGGGATTGATGAACGGCGTGTTCACCGTCTGCCGACCGGCGCGCAGGCGGGTGGCGCCGCTTTGGTATTGCAGGA
Coding sequences within it:
- a CDS encoding transporter substrate-binding domain-containing protein, which codes for MRRKWILLFCTAMVWLSACGGEEPQTAKRTLIVATDATLPPMSFLNDQNQLAGFEIDLIDAVAKQAGFEYDLINVEWNGLFGGLITKKYDLVISSVTILEERRERMAFSVPYLQSGLSLVVQRGTQGVTSLEDVQAQDGIVGAQRATTAFFYLEDYSELNKQAYELYGHAIQDLIKGEIAAVLGESTGTLYYKNNDAAVFREIKMVGDILTEEHYGIVARKDEAELLQRVNEALNKLLADGTVARLHEKWELGQAAVVPKTIASGKED
- a CDS encoding ABC transporter ATP-binding protein, with the protein product MIRIEGLSKSFGGKPVLQNLSLEIEEGERFVLLGRSGCGKTTLLRCIAGFEQPDAGTIYIDDQAVNALPVERRPVGFIFQRHALFPHKTVYDNIAVGPRIRGETETDIRDKIDALLAITRLTDLRHAWPGQLSGGESQRVAVARAVINRPQVLLLDEPLSALDASLRQNLRDELVEMQKAFGITFLFVTHDQEEAMSLADRMGVLEGGRLLQVGVPEELYDRPTDRFVAEFLGGVNRLPGVVESVTEGGCAVRLDGGGVMTVADVGKLKPGTPVDVFFRPEKAVLRISPDYKNGMNLLEGLLERKSFFGSHTRYRVMLKSGEAVTVQVRHGNDPALFSGTAVWVQVAAEDTLIYERDPHEAANA
- the purD gene encoding phosphoribosylamine--glycine ligase, with the translated sequence MKILVIGGGGREHALVWKIKQSSLVKEVFCAPGNAGTESIARNIAVSATDLDSLLAIALENRVDLTVVGPEQPLAMGIVDLFQSQGLKIVGPTAKAALIEGSKAFAKDLMKAHNVPTADFEVFEDKEAAKAYCKGRGPVVVKADGLAAGKGVFVCSNEAEAIDAVEQIMGAKTFGDSGKQVVIEERLEGQEVSLLAFTDGHMILPLEAAQDHKAAFDGDTGPNTGGMGAYSPTPIFTPELKDEVVERIMLPVLRGMQKEGVLYKGILYAGLMLTADGPKVLEFNCRMGDPETQPLMMRMKSDIVPPLKACAEGTLEKLTLEWKPEAAVCVVMAAGGYPGSYEKGHAITGIEQVASIPEAQVFHAGTKVDGGHIVTNGGRVLGVTALGADIEQAINNAYRAADKIRWESAHFRRDIGKKAVKK
- a CDS encoding isoaspartyl peptidase/L-asparaginase; translation: MTGYQFALLAHGGAGSDNANSDGTDRACERGLELMQGGFTAVDAACAAVEVLENDGRFNAGVGSRRRADGSIQMDAACMDGGRHTFGAVAVVEGFQNPVHIAQALLDEPYHLLAGDGAARYATERGFTPLDESRVRSDGAKSSDTVGAVAWDGKQFAAALSTGGTGKSWRGRVGDVPLIGCGLYAGPSGAVAATGHGESIALNMTAYRAYQLLETGASSDTVLQEVLGWFEAAQDIGLLVVGAKDWAGGSNRSMAWSGLTGNP
- a CDS encoding OprD family outer membrane porin; this encodes SVASVGGRLVWHTGETHGFSGRVGFYTANGFALSGDGDPPSNGALTVDNNAVFAEAFLQYQSGATRLRAGRQTVNTPFINPADAFMIPFHVEGLAFRHTLPMDVTLHAIHLDKVKNRQEDQFDDAGAFVTGRLTGTPAQTDGVSVLGADWRRKHMRLQVWEYWFWDLFHLFFVQGEVTLLPDADVRPFLKFQFGREDDVQAAFLGTVRSTLYGAQAGVEGYGALFRVGWNYIPTEPGTFRSGSFLSPYNFSTDALFTNSMMQGLTVKPTVQAGWAVKATALYRYGEQWMVKLSHAHYDLPEEVGGADSAETNFDIRYRFQEMLKGFSVRYRFGVITADRADERFADHRVQLQYAFTIFE